The Streptomyces avermitilis MA-4680 = NBRC 14893 genome contains a region encoding:
- a CDS encoding TetR/AcrR family transcriptional regulator produces the protein MSPRSASVNEELRRRSRERLLQAAVELVSERGYEATTLGDIADRAGSARGLVSYYFPGKRQLVQSAVHRLMHRTLQEALDREPRTEDGRERMARAIDAILGLARDQPVLMRQHMAGILQAEGFMQCPEQRRLAELLRETVARRGSPDAATDYPMLRALLMGAVYAALVPGAPMPLPVLRAELFKRYGLDWETGAPPAPEGADGTCGTDLSRFFATESRAGEDEGRPKPPDSVPGTRQSK, from the coding sequence ATGTCCCCGCGCAGCGCCTCGGTCAATGAAGAGTTGCGCCGGCGTTCCCGGGAACGGCTTCTGCAGGCGGCCGTGGAGCTGGTGAGCGAGCGTGGCTACGAGGCGACGACGCTCGGCGACATCGCTGACCGGGCGGGCTCGGCACGGGGGCTGGTGTCGTACTACTTCCCCGGCAAACGACAGCTCGTCCAGTCCGCCGTGCACCGGTTGATGCACCGCACGCTTCAGGAGGCGCTGGACCGTGAGCCGCGTACCGAGGACGGCAGGGAGCGGATGGCGCGGGCCATCGACGCGATCCTGGGCCTCGCCCGGGACCAGCCCGTGCTGATGCGCCAGCACATGGCGGGCATCCTGCAAGCCGAGGGCTTCATGCAGTGTCCTGAGCAGCGGCGGCTGGCGGAACTGCTGCGCGAGACGGTCGCCCGTCGCGGCTCGCCGGACGCCGCCACCGACTATCCGATGCTGCGCGCCCTGCTGATGGGCGCGGTCTACGCGGCCCTGGTGCCGGGGGCTCCGATGCCCCTGCCCGTGCTGCGGGCCGAGTTGTTCAAGCGGTACGGCCTCGACTGGGAGACAGGCGCCCCGCCGGCCCCGGAGGGGGCCGACGGGACGTGCGGCACGGATCTGTCGCGCTTTTTCGCGACGGAGAGCCGAGCCGGTGAGGACGAGGGCCGGCCGAAGCCGCCGGACTCCGTCCCCGGGACGCGTCAGTCGAAGTAG
- a CDS encoding LVIVD repeat-containing protein, translating into MTLLNEPRRRRRSTGVAAAAAGLLAALLTAGPAAATPDPGDGAVTQKEVSRSAQAQVRAAMSDGEIPGQDEVVHSDNIEHVANIPKEAFTGFNSDLAFQGKYAFAGNYDGFRIFDISNPRAPRTVAQVLCPGSQNDISVSGDLLFLSTDSSRSDSSCNSTTQPATEKSSWEGMKVFDISDKANPKYVAAVETACGSHTHALVPERRNVYVYVSSYSPNAAFPDCQPPHDGISVIKVPRKAPEKAAVVSFPVLFPGEGQDGGGNPGSPTNPGVAKTTGCHDITVLPSKDLAAGACMGDGILFSIKDPEHPKVLDQVEDNVNFAFWHSATFNQKANKVVFTDELGGGGAATCNATVGPNRGADGIYDIVGKGEKRKLVFKSYYKIPRHQADTENCVAHNGSLIPVKGKDLMVQAWYQGGVSVWDFTDSAHPEEIAYFERGPLSTGTLSVGGSWSAYYYNGYIYSNDIAKGFDVLKITDRRTDPAKRVRLRELNVQTQPDYFD; encoded by the coding sequence GTGACCCTGTTGAACGAACCCCGAAGGCGGCGCAGATCCACGGGAGTTGCCGCCGCCGCGGCGGGACTCCTGGCCGCGTTGCTCACGGCAGGCCCGGCGGCCGCCACCCCCGACCCCGGGGACGGCGCCGTGACGCAGAAGGAGGTCTCCCGGAGCGCACAGGCTCAGGTCAGGGCGGCGATGTCCGACGGCGAGATACCCGGCCAGGACGAGGTCGTCCACTCCGACAACATCGAACACGTCGCCAACATCCCCAAGGAGGCTTTCACCGGCTTCAACTCGGACCTGGCCTTCCAGGGCAAGTACGCGTTCGCCGGCAACTACGACGGCTTCCGCATCTTCGACATCAGCAACCCGAGGGCCCCCAGGACGGTCGCCCAGGTGCTGTGCCCCGGCTCGCAGAACGACATCTCCGTCTCGGGCGACCTCCTCTTCCTGTCCACCGACTCCTCGCGCAGCGACAGCTCCTGCAACAGCACCACACAGCCCGCGACCGAGAAGTCCTCCTGGGAGGGCATGAAGGTCTTCGACATCAGCGACAAGGCGAACCCGAAGTACGTCGCCGCAGTCGAGACCGCCTGCGGTTCGCACACGCACGCGCTGGTGCCGGAACGCAGGAACGTCTACGTCTACGTGTCCTCGTACTCGCCGAACGCCGCCTTCCCCGACTGCCAGCCGCCGCACGACGGCATCTCGGTCATCAAGGTGCCGCGCAAGGCGCCGGAGAAGGCGGCCGTCGTCAGCTTCCCGGTGCTGTTCCCGGGTGAGGGCCAGGACGGCGGGGGCAACCCCGGCTCGCCCACCAACCCCGGCGTCGCCAAAACCACCGGCTGCCACGACATCACCGTCCTGCCCTCGAAGGACCTCGCGGCGGGCGCCTGCATGGGCGACGGCATCCTGTTCTCCATCAAGGATCCGGAGCACCCGAAGGTCCTCGACCAGGTCGAGGACAACGTCAACTTCGCGTTCTGGCACTCGGCCACCTTCAACCAGAAGGCCAACAAGGTCGTGTTCACCGATGAGTTGGGCGGCGGTGGCGCGGCCACCTGCAACGCGACGGTCGGGCCGAACCGCGGAGCCGACGGCATCTACGACATCGTCGGCAAGGGCGAGAAGCGCAAGCTCGTCTTCAAGAGCTACTACAAGATCCCCCGCCACCAGGCGGACACCGAGAACTGCGTGGCCCACAACGGCTCGCTGATCCCGGTCAAGGGCAAGGACCTCATGGTCCAGGCGTGGTACCAGGGCGGGGTCTCGGTCTGGGACTTCACCGACTCGGCCCACCCCGAGGAGATCGCCTACTTCGAGCGCGGTCCGCTGTCCACCGGGACGCTCTCGGTCGGCGGCTCGTGGTCCGCGTACTACTACAACGGTTACATCTACTCGAACGACATCGCCAAGGGCTTCGACGTCCTGAAGATCACCGACCGGCGGACCGACCCCGCGAAGCGGGTCCGTCTGCGTGAGCTCAACGTCCAGACGCAGCCGGACTACTTCGACTGA
- a CDS encoding DUF305 domain-containing protein, producing the protein MTWATVSLAVVALALSGCDSGSDSPTDVKSGAASGPSVIVPGKPGDANETLSAEDAAKRRTDDDSPNTADFSYARMMIEHHTQALEMTELAPKRAESGKVKRLAERIAAAQGPEIASMEAWLKSHGGERKSTSHAHDTMPGMASAAQLKTLRAAKGRAFDELFLTLMITHHDGAITMATEVKSQGNNIQIEEMADDVIAQQTSELGRMRDLP; encoded by the coding sequence ATGACTTGGGCCACGGTGTCACTGGCCGTCGTGGCGCTCGCGCTCTCGGGATGCGACTCCGGATCGGATTCCCCCACGGACGTCAAGTCCGGTGCGGCGAGCGGCCCTTCGGTGATCGTGCCCGGCAAGCCCGGAGACGCGAACGAGACGCTCTCCGCCGAGGACGCCGCGAAGCGGCGGACCGACGACGACTCCCCCAACACGGCGGACTTCTCCTACGCACGCATGATGATCGAGCACCACACCCAGGCCCTGGAGATGACCGAACTCGCCCCGAAGCGGGCCGAGTCGGGCAAGGTGAAACGACTGGCCGAGCGGATCGCGGCCGCGCAGGGGCCCGAAATCGCCTCCATGGAAGCCTGGTTGAAGTCGCACGGCGGCGAGCGGAAGAGCACCTCGCACGCACACGACACGATGCCCGGCATGGCGAGCGCCGCACAGCTGAAGACGTTGCGGGCGGCGAAGGGCCGGGCATTCGACGAGCTGTTCCTGACGCTCATGATCACGCATCACGACGGGGCGATCACCATGGCCACCGAGGTGAAGTCGCAGGGCAACAACATCCAGATCGAGGAGATGGCCGACGATGTGATCGCGCAGCAGACCAGCGAGCTCGGCCGGATGCGCGACCTGCCATGA
- a CDS encoding DUF6214 family protein, whose amino-acid sequence MSVRRAWEVREHEVTTSWFDVCLAFADGARVDVLAVLAEGGVFVEDVRAQPPLSLDDLTALADWIEGPLFEACGGEPGPSGEPEEASSRHARPAWPRGIEGRRLVAEEYLAAQGEGIDPVLAVMCATGHSRRRALRLIAGARDAGFLTPRHVRR is encoded by the coding sequence GTGTCCGTTCGGCGCGCGTGGGAGGTGCGGGAGCACGAGGTCACCACGTCCTGGTTCGACGTCTGCCTGGCCTTCGCCGACGGGGCCCGGGTCGACGTCCTCGCGGTGCTGGCCGAGGGGGGTGTCTTCGTCGAGGACGTACGCGCCCAGCCGCCGCTGTCGCTCGACGACCTGACGGCACTGGCTGACTGGATCGAGGGCCCGCTGTTCGAGGCCTGCGGCGGGGAGCCCGGGCCGTCGGGCGAGCCGGAGGAGGCGTCGTCGCGCCATGCCCGGCCGGCCTGGCCGCGCGGCATCGAGGGGCGGCGCCTCGTCGCCGAGGAGTATCTCGCCGCCCAGGGCGAGGGGATCGACCCGGTGCTCGCGGTGATGTGCGCGACCGGGCACAGCCGCCGCAGGGCGCTCAGGCTGATCGCCGGGGCGCGTGACGCGGGATTCCTGACACCACGTCACGTCCGGCGCTGA
- a CDS encoding FAD-dependent oxidoreductase — MLHVAVVGSGPSGVYTAQGLVQQDSGVRVDVLDRLPCPYGLVRYGVAPDHEKIKSLQNNLRTVLEHERVRFLGGVRIGPDGVPATRLRELYHAVVYCVGAATDRHLGIPGEELPGSWSATEFVSWYSAHPDSVADGFVRGARSAVVIGVGNVAVDVTRILARGPSELSPTDMPQAALTALAASRVTDIHMVGRRGPSQARFTTKELRELGALPDTDVVVDQRELALDPAYADPSGLPAAQRRNVEVLRAWAEAPPKGAPRRIRPRFFLRPVELLDGGGHVGAVRFERTAPDGRGGVAGTGQYEDIEAQLVLRSVGYRGVPLEGLPFDAEQGTVPHLAGRVLRDGAVSPGEYVAGWIKRGPTGVIGTNRPCAKETVTSLLADAPVLVRREVPDDPMAVLRAEGLRPVEWAGWQAIERAEAELGASLGRNVVKLPDWAALRAAAAGTAAH; from the coding sequence GTGCTGCATGTCGCCGTCGTAGGTTCGGGGCCGAGCGGGGTCTACACCGCCCAGGGCCTCGTCCAGCAGGACTCCGGGGTGCGCGTCGACGTCCTGGACCGACTGCCGTGCCCGTACGGCCTGGTGCGCTACGGGGTGGCGCCCGACCACGAAAAGATCAAGTCCCTGCAGAACAATCTGCGGACGGTCCTCGAACATGAGCGGGTGCGTTTCCTCGGCGGCGTCCGGATCGGCCCGGACGGGGTGCCGGCCACCCGGCTGCGGGAGCTGTACCACGCGGTCGTCTACTGCGTGGGCGCCGCCACCGACCGCCATCTGGGCATCCCGGGCGAGGAACTGCCCGGGAGCTGGTCGGCGACCGAGTTCGTGTCCTGGTACAGCGCCCACCCGGACTCCGTCGCCGACGGCTTCGTACGCGGGGCGCGGTCGGCCGTGGTGATCGGCGTCGGGAACGTGGCGGTGGACGTCACCCGGATTCTGGCTCGCGGACCGAGCGAGCTGAGCCCCACCGACATGCCCCAGGCGGCGCTCACGGCACTGGCCGCCAGCCGGGTCACCGACATCCACATGGTCGGACGGCGCGGTCCGTCGCAGGCCCGCTTCACCACCAAGGAGCTGCGCGAGCTGGGCGCGCTGCCGGACACCGATGTCGTCGTGGACCAGCGGGAGCTGGCGCTCGATCCGGCGTACGCCGATCCTTCCGGGCTGCCCGCCGCCCAGCGCCGCAATGTGGAGGTGCTGCGGGCATGGGCCGAGGCGCCGCCGAAGGGCGCTCCGCGTCGTATCCGGCCGCGGTTCTTCCTGCGGCCCGTCGAACTGCTCGACGGCGGCGGGCACGTGGGTGCGGTGCGTTTCGAGCGGACGGCGCCGGACGGGCGCGGCGGGGTGGCGGGCACCGGGCAGTACGAGGACATCGAGGCGCAGCTCGTGCTGCGGTCCGTGGGCTATCGCGGGGTGCCGCTGGAGGGGCTGCCGTTCGACGCGGAGCAGGGCACGGTGCCGCATCTCGCGGGGCGCGTGCTGCGCGACGGAGCGGTCTCCCCGGGCGAGTACGTGGCGGGGTGGATCAAGCGCGGTCCGACCGGCGTGATCGGCACCAACCGGCCCTGCGCCAAGGAGACGGTGACCTCGCTGCTCGCGGACGCCCCCGTTCTCGTACGGCGGGAGGTGCCGGACGATCCCATGGCGGTGCTGCGTGCGGAGGGGCTGCGACCGGTCGAGTGGGCGGGGTGGCAGGCCATCGAGCGCGCCGAGGCGGAGCTGGGCGCATCACTGGGGCGGAACGTGGTCAAGCTTCCCGACTGGGCGGCACTTCGGGCGGCAGCTGCGGGGACCGCGGCGCACTAG
- a CDS encoding nucleobase:cation symporter-2 family protein, with protein sequence MATTASVHPVDEVPPIRQLAAFGLQHVLAMYAGAVAVPLIVGSAMKLSAADLAYLITADLLVCGIATLIQCVGFWRFGVRLPIMQGCTFAAVSPMVLIGTTGGGLPAIYGSVIVAGLAIALLAPVFGKLLRFFPPLVTGTVILIIGVSLLPVAGNWAAGGQGAKGFGEPKNLALAGFVLLVVLGVQRFAPAFLSRIAVLIGIVVGLAVAVPFGFTDFGGVGDADWLGISTPFHFGTPTFHASAIASMLVVALVTMTETTGDLIAVGEMTDRGVEPRMLADGLRADGLSTVLGGVFNTFPYTAYAQNVGLVGMTRVRSRWVVAAAGGMLVLLGLLPKLGAVVAAIPAPVLGGAGLVMFGTVAASGLKTLARVDFKDNDNLTVVAVSVAVGMLPVGVPTIYAQFPDWFQTVMNSGISAGCLTAIVLNLLFNHLPGKAGSPAKAAEPDEASGTA encoded by the coding sequence ATGGCAACGACCGCATCCGTGCATCCCGTCGACGAGGTCCCGCCCATACGCCAGTTGGCCGCCTTCGGGCTCCAGCATGTTCTCGCGATGTACGCGGGCGCGGTGGCCGTTCCGCTGATCGTGGGCAGCGCGATGAAGCTGTCGGCCGCGGACCTGGCTTATCTGATCACCGCCGACCTGCTGGTGTGCGGGATCGCGACGCTCATCCAGTGCGTGGGTTTCTGGCGCTTCGGGGTACGGCTGCCGATCATGCAGGGCTGCACCTTCGCCGCCGTGTCGCCGATGGTGCTCATCGGCACGACGGGCGGCGGACTGCCCGCGATCTACGGTTCCGTGATCGTCGCGGGCCTCGCGATCGCGCTCCTCGCTCCGGTCTTCGGGAAGCTGCTGCGGTTCTTCCCGCCGCTCGTCACCGGCACGGTGATCCTGATCATCGGCGTCTCGCTGCTGCCGGTCGCGGGCAACTGGGCCGCGGGCGGCCAGGGGGCGAAGGGCTTCGGTGAGCCGAAGAACCTGGCGCTCGCCGGATTCGTGCTGCTGGTGGTGCTGGGCGTGCAGCGGTTCGCGCCGGCGTTCCTGAGCCGGATCGCCGTACTGATCGGCATCGTGGTGGGGCTCGCGGTCGCGGTGCCGTTCGGCTTCACCGACTTCGGCGGGGTCGGCGACGCCGACTGGCTCGGCATCAGCACGCCCTTCCACTTCGGTACGCCCACCTTCCACGCCTCCGCGATCGCGTCGATGCTGGTGGTCGCGCTGGTGACGATGACCGAGACCACCGGTGACCTCATCGCGGTCGGCGAGATGACGGACCGCGGGGTCGAGCCGCGTATGCTCGCCGACGGGCTGCGGGCCGACGGCCTGTCCACCGTCCTCGGCGGTGTCTTCAACACCTTCCCGTACACGGCGTACGCGCAGAACGTGGGCCTGGTGGGCATGACCCGGGTGCGCAGCCGCTGGGTCGTCGCCGCCGCGGGCGGCATGCTGGTGCTGCTGGGCCTGCTGCCCAAGCTGGGCGCGGTGGTCGCGGCGATACCGGCGCCGGTCCTGGGCGGCGCGGGCCTGGTGATGTTCGGAACGGTCGCCGCGAGCGGGCTGAAGACGCTGGCGCGGGTCGACTTCAAGGACAACGACAACCTCACGGTGGTGGCCGTTTCGGTGGCGGTGGGGATGCTGCCGGTGGGGGTGCCGACGATCTACGCGCAGTTCCCGGACTGGTTCCAGACCGTCATGAACAGCGGCATCAGTGCCGGCTGCCTGACTGCGATCGTATTGAATCTGCTCTTCAACCACCTTCCGGGGAAGGCCGGTTCGCCCGCGAAGGCCGCCGAGCCCGACGAGGCCTCAGGCACCGCCTAG
- a CDS encoding ArsR/SmtB family transcription factor, which yields MTTAAPTARSRALAHPAREEIRLEAVLHALSDPMRLQIVRELAADGDELSCSHFDLPVTKSTTTHHFRVLRESGVIRQIYRGTAKMSGLRKDDLDALFPGLLDSVLTACAHQADRLGGA from the coding sequence GTGACGACCGCCGCCCCGACCGCACGCAGTCGCGCCCTCGCGCACCCCGCCCGCGAGGAGATCCGCCTGGAAGCCGTGCTGCACGCGCTGTCCGACCCGATGCGGCTCCAGATCGTGCGAGAGCTCGCCGCCGATGGCGACGAGCTCTCCTGTTCGCACTTCGACCTGCCGGTCACCAAGTCCACCACCACGCACCACTTCCGGGTGCTGCGCGAGAGCGGAGTGATCCGGCAGATCTACCGGGGCACGGCCAAGATGAGCGGCCTGCGCAAGGACGACCTGGACGCGCTGTTCCCCGGCCTCCTCGACAGCGTCCTCACCGCGTGCGCCCACCAGGCCGACCGGCTAGGCGGTGCCTGA
- a CDS encoding NADH:flavin oxidoreductase/NADH oxidase, translated as MSALFEPYSLRDLTIPNRVWMAPMCQYSAAPQGPAAGAPHDWHFAHYAARATGGTGLIVVEATAVSPEGRISPYDLGIWNDTQVEAFRRITRFLAAQGTVPAIQLAHGGRKASTDRPWKGGAPLAADEHGWQPLGPSPVAFDERHPVPTELSVAEIRQIVGQFADAARRALAAGFEIAEIHGAHGYLINEFLSPHSNRRTDEYGGSYENRVRFALEVVDAVREVWPAGKPLFFRVSATDWLDEGGWTADDTVRFAAELQAHGVDLLDVSTGGNASGVRIPTGPGYQVPFAARVKAGTSLPVAAVGLITDAEQAEKILANGEADAILLGRELLRNPSFARLAARELGGDVHVPAQYHRSV; from the coding sequence GTGAGCGCGCTCTTCGAGCCCTACAGCCTGCGCGATCTGACCATCCCCAACCGGGTGTGGATGGCCCCGATGTGTCAGTACTCCGCGGCGCCACAGGGCCCTGCGGCCGGCGCCCCGCACGACTGGCACTTCGCGCACTACGCGGCGCGCGCCACCGGCGGCACGGGCCTGATCGTCGTCGAGGCGACCGCCGTCTCGCCCGAGGGCCGCATCAGCCCGTACGACCTCGGCATCTGGAACGACACCCAGGTCGAGGCGTTCCGCCGGATCACCCGCTTCCTCGCGGCCCAGGGCACGGTGCCCGCGATCCAGCTCGCACACGGCGGCCGGAAGGCCTCCACGGACCGCCCCTGGAAGGGCGGCGCGCCGCTCGCCGCCGACGAGCACGGCTGGCAGCCGCTCGGACCGAGCCCGGTCGCGTTCGACGAGAGGCACCCGGTGCCGACCGAACTGTCGGTCGCCGAGATCCGGCAGATCGTCGGCCAGTTCGCGGACGCGGCGCGGCGCGCCCTGGCGGCCGGTTTCGAGATCGCCGAGATCCACGGCGCCCACGGCTACCTGATCAACGAGTTCCTCTCCCCGCACTCCAACCGCCGCACCGACGAGTACGGCGGCTCGTACGAGAACCGCGTCCGCTTCGCCCTCGAGGTCGTCGACGCCGTACGGGAGGTGTGGCCGGCCGGGAAGCCGCTGTTCTTCCGCGTCTCGGCCACCGACTGGCTGGACGAGGGCGGCTGGACCGCCGACGACACGGTCCGCTTCGCGGCCGAGCTCCAGGCGCACGGCGTGGACCTCCTCGACGTCTCGACGGGCGGCAACGCCTCGGGTGTACGCATCCCGACCGGGCCCGGCTACCAGGTCCCCTTCGCGGCCCGGGTGAAGGCCGGAACCTCCCTGCCGGTGGCCGCCGTCGGCCTCATCACGGACGCCGAGCAGGCCGAGAAGATCCTCGCCAACGGGGAGGCGGACGCGATCCTGCTGGGCCGTGAACTCCTGCGCAATCCGTCGTTCGCCCGGCTCGCGGCCCGGGAACTGGGCGGCGACGTCCATGTCCCCGCCCAGTACCACCGCTCCGTCTGA
- a CDS encoding adenosine kinase, which produces MSSEIDVLVLGGAGVDTIVQVPELPLPYADSYMVPAIETRAGQTGDFVAVGVHALGLRTHHIDMIGDDREGDLVRALHRDRGIGLTEVPLSAGTKRAVNLVGPDGRRLSLYDDSRAPDEERLPPPTVAALAAASRHAHVAITHPCADALPTLRETGVSISTDLHNWDGVQAYHEAFAHEADIVFLSTTALANPEKTMRQIAERGRAREVVATAGAEGAYLLADGEVTHIPTVTPPAPVVDSNGAGDAFASGYLFGRLAGEPPRRCALYGSIAGAYACTVPATRADAIGREQLLATAAELTNRP; this is translated from the coding sequence TTGAGCAGTGAAATCGACGTCCTTGTCCTGGGAGGTGCCGGGGTCGACACGATCGTGCAGGTGCCCGAGCTGCCGCTCCCGTACGCGGACAGCTACATGGTGCCCGCGATCGAGACCCGGGCGGGGCAGACCGGCGACTTCGTGGCGGTCGGCGTGCATGCGCTGGGGCTGCGCACGCACCACATCGACATGATCGGGGACGACCGGGAGGGCGACCTGGTCCGCGCGCTCCACCGCGACCGGGGAATCGGACTCACCGAAGTGCCGCTGTCCGCGGGTACGAAGCGGGCGGTGAATCTCGTGGGCCCCGACGGGCGCCGCCTGTCGCTGTACGACGACAGCCGCGCACCGGACGAGGAGCGGCTGCCCCCGCCCACGGTGGCCGCCCTGGCCGCGGCGAGCCGGCACGCCCATGTGGCGATCACCCACCCCTGCGCGGACGCTCTTCCCACGCTGCGCGAGACGGGGGTGAGCATCTCCACCGATCTGCACAACTGGGACGGTGTCCAGGCGTATCACGAGGCGTTCGCCCACGAGGCCGACATCGTGTTCCTGTCGACCACCGCCCTGGCGAACCCGGAGAAGACCATGCGGCAGATCGCCGAGCGCGGCCGGGCCCGGGAGGTCGTCGCCACGGCGGGGGCCGAAGGGGCGTATCTGCTGGCCGACGGCGAGGTGACACACATCCCCACCGTCACACCCCCGGCCCCGGTGGTGGACTCCAACGGGGCGGGCGACGCCTTCGCCTCGGGCTACCTCTTCGGCCGGCTGGCGGGCGAGCCACCCAGGCGCTGCGCCCTGTACGGTTCGATCGCCGGAGCCTACGCCTGCACGGTACCGGCGACGAGGGCGGACGCCATCGGCCGGGAGCAACTGCTGGCCACGGCAGCGGAGTTGACGAACAGGCCGTAG
- a CDS encoding WD40/YVTN/BNR-like repeat-containing protein yields the protein MVGCRLARIWNNVVAEVAAMAEVLLTVGTRKGLFVGRRRGGAWEFDESPYFNAQAVYSVAIDTRDKAPRLLVGGDSAHWGPSVFHSDDLGRTWTEPPQPAVKFPKDTGASLERVWQLHPAAAEPDVVYAGTEPAALYRSEDRGESFRLVRPLWEHPTRDRWVPGGGGEGLHTVITDKRDPSAVTVAVSTAGVFRTHDGGASWAPSNSGVSAVFLPDPNPEFGQCVHKIAQDAATPDRLYLQNHWGVYRSDDAGGHWTDIGEGLPSTFGFAAAAHPHRGDTAYVFPINADADRVPADRRCRVFRTADAGESWEPLTAGLPDEDHYGTVLRDALCTDDADPAGVYFGNRNGEVYASADDGDSWRQLASHLPDVLCVRAAVVG from the coding sequence GTGGTGGGGTGCAGACTGGCCCGTATCTGGAACAACGTTGTTGCGGAGGTGGCCGCCATGGCCGAGGTACTGCTCACCGTGGGCACACGCAAGGGGCTCTTCGTCGGACGGCGGCGGGGCGGCGCCTGGGAGTTCGACGAGAGCCCGTACTTCAACGCGCAGGCCGTGTACTCGGTCGCCATCGACACCCGGGACAAGGCGCCGCGGCTGCTGGTCGGCGGGGACAGCGCGCACTGGGGCCCGTCCGTCTTCCACTCCGACGACCTGGGCCGGACCTGGACCGAGCCACCGCAGCCGGCCGTCAAGTTCCCCAAGGACACGGGCGCTTCGCTGGAGCGGGTGTGGCAGCTGCACCCGGCGGCCGCCGAGCCGGACGTGGTGTACGCGGGTACGGAACCGGCCGCGCTGTACCGCTCCGAGGACCGGGGCGAGAGCTTCCGGCTCGTACGTCCCCTGTGGGAGCACCCCACCCGCGACAGATGGGTGCCGGGCGGCGGTGGCGAGGGCCTGCACACCGTCATCACCGACAAGCGGGACCCGAGCGCCGTGACGGTGGCCGTCTCCACGGCCGGCGTGTTCCGCACGCACGACGGCGGCGCGAGCTGGGCACCGTCCAACTCCGGGGTCTCCGCGGTGTTCCTGCCCGATCCGAACCCGGAGTTCGGACAGTGCGTGCACAAGATCGCACAGGACGCGGCGACTCCGGACCGGCTGTATCTGCAGAACCACTGGGGGGTGTACAGAAGTGACGACGCGGGCGGCCACTGGACGGACATCGGCGAGGGCCTGCCGTCCACGTTCGGGTTCGCGGCCGCCGCCCATCCGCACCGCGGGGACACGGCGTACGTCTTCCCGATCAACGCGGACGCGGACCGTGTCCCGGCGGACCGCCGATGCCGTGTCTTCCGCACGGCGGACGCGGGCGAAAGCTGGGAGCCGCTCACGGCCGGGCTGCCGGACGAGGACCACTACGGCACGGTGCTGCGCGACGCGCTGTGCACGGACGACGCGGACCCGGCGGGCGTGTACTTCGGCAATCGCAACGGAGAGGTGTACGCATCGGCGGACGACGGCGACAGCTGGCGGCAACTGGCCTCGCATCTGCCGGACGTGCTGTGCGTACGCGCGGCGGTGGTCGGGTGA